In Kitasatospora sp. NA04385, a single genomic region encodes these proteins:
- a CDS encoding group II intron maturase-specific domain-containing protein: protein MLALVKAFLKSGLLTELGEQQETFSGTPQGGILSPLLANIALSVLDEHLHRAWESGGELSTSSWRWRRRAKGLPSWRLVRYADDFVVLVHGTRQDTEALREEIAQVIAPMGLRLSEAKTQLVHLSEGFDFLGFHIQWRRKRGTDKWYVYTFIADRPVQSVKAKIRTLTHRTSQQDLAVVLTNLNRVTHGWANYFRHAVAKRTFSKLDNLVWWRVIRMLQERHHWNWSDVRRRLTTPTGRWLPISAGEIELRKTSAIPVTRYRYRGNTIPNPWTSTTT, encoded by the coding sequence GTGCTGGCGCTGGTGAAGGCGTTCCTGAAGTCCGGTCTCCTTACGGAGCTCGGCGAACAGCAGGAGACCTTCAGTGGCACGCCGCAAGGGGGCATCCTGTCCCCGCTGCTGGCCAATATTGCCCTGTCGGTGCTCGATGAGCACCTGCACCGGGCATGGGAGAGCGGCGGGGAGTTGTCCACCAGTTCCTGGCGCTGGCGGCGTCGGGCCAAGGGCCTGCCCTCGTGGCGACTGGTGCGCTACGCGGACGACTTCGTCGTCCTGGTCCACGGGACCAGGCAGGACACCGAGGCACTGCGCGAGGAGATCGCCCAGGTCATCGCGCCGATGGGGTTGCGGCTCTCGGAAGCCAAGACCCAACTGGTGCACCTGAGCGAGGGGTTCGACTTCCTGGGGTTCCACATCCAGTGGCGCCGCAAACGCGGAACGGACAAGTGGTACGTCTACACCTTCATCGCCGACCGGCCCGTCCAGTCGGTGAAGGCGAAGATCCGCACCCTCACCCACAGAACATCGCAGCAGGACCTGGCCGTGGTGCTGACCAATCTGAACAGGGTCACCCACGGATGGGCCAACTACTTCAGGCATGCCGTTGCGAAGCGCACCTTCAGCAAGCTGGACAACCTCGTCTGGTGGCGAGTGATCCGAATGCTGCAAGAGCGGCATCACTGGAACTGGTCGGACGTCCGCAGACGGCTCACCACCCCCACCGGGCGGTGGCTGCCGATCAGCGCGGGCGAGATCGAGTTGCGGAAGACCAGCGCGATCCCGGTCACCCGGT
- a CDS encoding reverse transcriptase domain-containing protein, with product MPKDAPLNSGAPLEADPMGPRQRVSEMQAKLHRWAAADAGRRFDDLFNLVHDPATLIAAFDRVAGNRGARTAGVDGLTAADVEERFGVPGFLDDLRAQLRQGSFRPLPVRERKIPKPGGSGKVRRLGIPTVADRVVQAALKLVLEPIFEADFKPVSYGFRPKRRAQDAIAEIHFYGTCGYRWVLDADIAACFDEVDHVALMDRVRKRSRTSGCWRW from the coding sequence ATGCCGAAAGACGCACCGCTGAACAGCGGCGCTCCGTTGGAGGCGGACCCTATGGGTCCGCGCCAGCGGGTATCGGAGATGCAGGCCAAGCTTCACCGTTGGGCGGCGGCCGATGCCGGCCGCCGGTTCGATGATCTGTTCAACCTCGTGCACGACCCGGCGACGCTGATCGCGGCATTCGACCGGGTCGCTGGCAACCGGGGAGCCCGCACTGCTGGCGTGGACGGCCTGACAGCCGCCGACGTCGAGGAACGGTTCGGGGTCCCCGGATTCCTGGACGACCTACGGGCTCAGCTCAGACAGGGCTCGTTCCGTCCGCTCCCGGTTCGGGAGCGCAAGATTCCCAAGCCGGGCGGGTCGGGGAAGGTTCGGCGGTTGGGGATTCCCACGGTCGCCGACCGGGTCGTCCAGGCCGCGCTGAAGCTGGTGCTGGAGCCGATTTTCGAGGCCGACTTCAAGCCGGTCTCCTACGGCTTCCGGCCCAAGCGGCGTGCTCAGGACGCGATTGCCGAGATCCACTTCTATGGCACCTGCGGCTATCGCTGGGTGCTGGACGCGGACATCGCGGCGTGCTTCGACGAGGTCGACCACGTCGCGCTGATGGACCGGGTCCGGAAGCGGTCAAGGACAAGCGGGTGCTGGCGCTGGTGA